Proteins from a single region of Hugenholtzia roseola DSM 9546:
- a CDS encoding bifunctional 5,10-methylenetetrahydrofolate dehydrogenase/5,10-methenyltetrahydrofolate cyclohydrolase: MKLIDGKLVSAQIKAQIAQEVAILKKEGKKTPHLAAILVGDDGASQTYVASKVRFCQEVGYDSTLIQKPADLSEAELLALVESLNHNAEIDGFIVQLPLPAHISAEKVLLAIDPKKDVDGFHPENVGRMLLGLPCYLPATPLGILKLLEYYQIPTAGRHCVVVGRSHIVGSPMSVLMARNAPIGNATVTLTHSRTADLAAITRQADILIAALGKPEFITAEMVKEGAVVIDVGTTRVADASKKSGFSLKGDVKFDEVAPKCSYISPVPGGVGLLTVTALMLNTLQAVTNRF; this comes from the coding sequence ATGAAACTCATCGACGGCAAACTTGTTTCTGCACAAATCAAGGCTCAAATTGCACAAGAAGTTGCGATTTTAAAAAAAGAAGGCAAAAAAACACCACACTTAGCCGCTATTTTGGTAGGCGATGATGGCGCAAGCCAGACCTATGTAGCCAGCAAGGTGCGTTTTTGCCAAGAAGTAGGCTACGATTCCACTTTGATTCAGAAACCTGCCGACCTTAGTGAAGCCGAACTTTTGGCGTTGGTAGAAAGCCTAAACCACAATGCCGAAATCGATGGTTTTATTGTGCAGTTGCCTTTGCCTGCCCATATTTCTGCCGAAAAAGTGCTTTTGGCAATAGACCCCAAAAAAGATGTAGATGGCTTTCACCCCGAAAATGTAGGGCGCATGCTTTTAGGGCTGCCTTGCTACCTGCCTGCTACGCCTTTGGGTATCCTCAAACTTTTGGAATACTACCAAATTCCGACGGCAGGCAGACATTGTGTCGTAGTAGGACGTAGCCACATTGTAGGCTCACCCATGAGCGTACTGATGGCGCGAAATGCCCCTATCGGAAACGCAACCGTAACGCTTACGCACAGCCGCACAGCAGATTTAGCCGCCATTACACGCCAAGCCGATATTTTGATTGCTGCCTTAGGCAAGCCCGAATTTATTACGGCAGAGATGGTAAAAGAAGGCGCAGTGGTGATAGATGTAGGCACAACGCGCGTAGCTGATGCGAGCAAAAAATCGGGTTTTAGTTTGAAAGGAGATGTAAAATTTGACGAAGTTGCGCCTAAATGTAGCTACATCTCACCCGTACCGGGGGGCGTAGGCTTACTCACCGTTACGGCTTTGATGCTCAATACCTTACAAGCCGTTACTAACCGATTCTAA
- a CDS encoding THUMP-like domain-containing protein, whose amino-acid sequence MNQALLHPDVQAFIRQQEGADLYRLALQKVAFEGVRTEEILNQIQFLKKIKSKVPYFYAQYHKGKALVFPPLLSYEQASSQTSAEWKAEILAQQLPTNGTFADLTGGFGVDCFFIGSKAGEVFYVEQNPLLAQIVAHNFALLGLEARFFPLEAETFLKQCLSENKILDAVLIDPARRDSAQKKVFLLADTRPDVVALLPLLAQSAKQILLKTSPMLDIKAALAELERKGFWVEKVWVVSVENECKELLFLLQNERYFNPPITTQNLPSIEAVDFVKNGDSALIKKTFCFSFWEEENASASYSLPQKYLYEPSSALLKAGAFKVSALRLGLSKLHAHSHLYTGARFEPTFQGRIFEIQHLSKLDKKEISLLIPEKKANILVRNFPLTPAEIAKKLGFQQGGKAFLIATTQKENKPILIVATKINQF is encoded by the coding sequence ATGAACCAAGCCCTACTCCACCCCGACGTACAAGCCTTTATCCGCCAACAGGAAGGGGCAGACCTGTATCGCTTGGCACTTCAAAAGGTAGCCTTTGAAGGCGTGAGAACAGAAGAAATTTTGAATCAGATTCAATTTTTAAAAAAGATAAAAAGCAAAGTTCCCTACTTTTATGCGCAATACCACAAAGGGAAAGCCCTTGTTTTTCCGCCTTTGCTTTCCTATGAGCAAGCCTCCTCGCAAACAAGCGCGGAATGGAAAGCCGAAATTTTGGCGCAGCAGCTACCTACCAACGGCACTTTTGCCGACCTAACAGGCGGCTTTGGGGTAGATTGTTTTTTTATAGGCAGCAAAGCAGGCGAAGTTTTTTATGTAGAACAAAATCCGCTTTTGGCGCAAATCGTGGCGCACAATTTTGCCCTCTTGGGCTTAGAAGCGCGATTTTTTCCCCTCGAAGCCGAAACTTTTTTGAAACAATGCCTTTCAGAAAATAAAATACTTGATGCCGTTTTGATAGACCCTGCCCGCCGCGATTCTGCCCAAAAGAAGGTCTTTTTATTGGCTGATACGCGCCCCGACGTAGTCGCGCTTTTGCCACTTTTAGCCCAAAGTGCCAAGCAAATTCTACTCAAAACTTCGCCTATGTTGGATATAAAGGCGGCTCTTGCAGAGTTGGAAAGAAAAGGTTTTTGGGTAGAAAAAGTATGGGTAGTTTCGGTAGAAAATGAATGTAAAGAACTTCTTTTTTTATTACAAAATGAAAGGTATTTTAATCCGCCCATCACTACCCAAAATTTGCCCTCGATAGAAGCCGTAGATTTTGTAAAAAATGGCGATTCGGCTCTGATAAAAAAAACGTTTTGCTTTTCTTTTTGGGAAGAAGAAAACGCATCTGCCTCTTATTCGCTACCCCAAAAATACCTCTACGAGCCTTCTTCGGCACTTTTAAAGGCTGGTGCTTTTAAAGTGTCTGCCCTGCGTTTGGGCTTATCTAAATTGCACGCGCATAGCCATTTATACACAGGGGCGCGTTTTGAGCCTACTTTTCAGGGGCGCATTTTCGAAATTCAGCACCTTAGCAAATTAGACAAAAAAGAAATTTCGCTTTTGATACCCGAAAAAAAAGCCAATATTTTGGTGCGCAATTTCCCCCTCACGCCTGCCGAAATTGCGAAAAAATTGGGCTTCCAACAAGGAGGCAAAGCGTTTCTTATCGCCACGACGCAAAAGGAGAACAAACCTATTTTGATAGTGGCTACCAAAATAAACCAATTCTAA